The sequence CCAGAGAAATGATACTTCTAAGATAGCCTGATTTTCCTGATTATAGAATGAGAAAGGTCAGGAAGGACCTCTGGTGTCACGTGGTCCAAAATCATGCTGAAAGCAGAGGGAACTTTAAAGGTGGACCTAATTAtaaagttagatcaggttgctccaagtcagGTTCAATCAAGTTTTAAACATCCCAAAGATGTAGATTCCACAGATTTTTAGACCAGCttgttccaatgtctgacaaccctcaTTGTGATTTTTCttaagttggactagatgatctctagaggtcccttccagctctgacaattccgtgattccgtgattcttcCTATGATCTGATTGGAATTTCACATGttgcagcttgtgcccattgccccctGTCCTTTTACCATGCACCTCCAAGAAAAATTATCAATCTTCTCTATAGAGTGATGAGAGAAATAATGTGCCTCAGAGACGTTCCAAAaacttcatattaaaaaaaatctgtcatcaAACTGGAACAAGCTGGGCAGAAGGCAGCTAAAATGAGTCTAGGAAGCAATTTAAATAGAGAAGAGCTGAAGGTTAACAGGCTTAATTTATCACTGTTAGAATTACCGCTATTCTAGATGATTAAACAATTAATATTCAAATGAGAAAATGAATAGTAAGAAAAATTAGCATACGGTAATTTGTGCTATGCTTTCCGGAGTTTACTGGCCTTGGAATTAGAAAGCAACTGTTATATATGTTGAGGGTGGACTTTTTTAATTATGTTCCAcaatatttgaaattaatcaCTTTCCCTCCAGCACATATTTATTAAAGTGGTACTATCTGTGAAAAATGCTACAAGCAGGTCTTTGGGTCTTTGTTATTATGACTTCTGCTTAAGCAGAGTTATCTAATTTCTAAGCATGacaatgtataaaaaaaaaagaaattcataagAGAATTCAGTAATGGAATAGCTGTagttgttttaaaaacaataattaaatgtACTTTACTAAGATAAGACCTAACAATAAGACTATCACATAGAATGTTTTCAATAATATAAAATCAATGTAACAGGCCTAAACTTGGCATGCTCCAACCTAACAATGTGGTGAAAGGTACTTTAAATACTGCTCTTTTAAGAAGATGCGTAAGTACAGATCTAAATTGAAACCCTAGATGAAAGAATCAAGGTGTTTCTAAACCCTACGTAATCCTGATATGTGGAAAAGACTTGAACAACAGGTTTGACTGGCCATGGTAAAACATTAAGAAATCTGTGAAATACTTCCAAGAACGAAAGAAATTAAAGGctgaaagaaatataaagcaaTTATCAAAACCCTTTTCCAACCCAAAGGCAGGAACAACTGACCTCAGGCCCTTCGTACCTCATCCAGAAATGTAATAAATGTCTATTAAATCTGAGTAGAAGAAGTAAGAATGGAGCTTTGCGGAGCACAAATCTCAGATTCATATGAGATGGGTTCAATCCGATTGGTACAGAGTTGTGCAAACTGTGTCCTGTCTCTGTCAGAAGCCTCGCGGTACCAAGCATGAGAATCATCCCTTTGAGATGGGTTTGCCATGCGTGACCAGCAGCACATAGAGCACTGTCCATAAAATCAAGCAGTTACAAGCACCATGTGGGACTTGGACCAGAACTGCTGCTGGACTGCAAAACCCATGATGCCCcagtggccagggacacctccaccatcGTCTGCTTCCTCTGAGGACTGAGTGACTTGTATTCTTTTACAGGTTTCAAGTCGAGATGATGACTGTGATACTGATACTGCAAGCCAAGTATTTAAGGCTGATTCTAGGCTACGCTGATCATCAAATTCTGTTAAAATAATGAAGCTTTAATTGTAACTACAACGTAGTACTGTCATCATTCTGCCAAGGATCCCCAAAAGTCCCTGCAGTGTTGGATGACAGTTGTATGGCAGGCAAATATACATTTCTGCTCTAAAACAATTTGACCTGACTGCTCCTAACTGCACACAGAGACCTTATAACTGACGTAAGACTAATGAGATTGCTTTTTGATACCAGGctgaaatatatgtataaataattGCAGGCTTGAGAATGAAATCCAAAACCGAACAGAGGGAACTAAATGAAGAACAAGAAATTTAGAAAACTTCCCATTTACTTTGAGGATTCAATTATTGAAAACAACCACGACTGACCTGAGGCAAGGACTTGTCCCCACATGCACGcattttcagtttcattaaagccacttttgctgctgtttcactGTTTTTCGCTCCTTTacgttttttgctttttgcttcctcATTCTTTTTAGAATCTGAGAACAATATTATTCCTGTTAGTGTGATGATTCAGACTGTCTCCTGAACATATCTTGGAATTAGCCTATTTGGCCTCATTGTATCTCCAAGGTTCCCATCCCTTTCATGTCCTCTGGAGGCCGTATCAGTACTCCTATTCAAGAATATTTGGAATTGTTGCAGTGTAAAAGAACCCTGCTAGAACTGGAAAGTAGATGAATACTATCACGAGGTAAAAGCAGGTTGCAAAAGCCAAATAGATACAAATTCCTAAGTTTCCACACCCGTGGCCAACACAGGATTCATATGACAACAGTTTCAGGTCCTCCTTTCTACACATATATTCTACTGTCCAGTTAGGCAGTGCTGTTTATTCTCTTTCCTGTCCTAGAGCTTGTTTAAAAGCTGCAAAACACGACATTGTAGATTCACATTTTTTGCCATCTTGGTTCTGTAGGTATAATCCCAGCAGATAGGCATGTGCATCCAACAAAATACATTACGTGCACATGAATTAATATGCAAATAATAATGGCTAGGTACAATTCATTGCTTTATAGTACTTGTAGAATGAGAACAAGACAGTAATTCTGAAATACATCTAAGCCCTATTTAATCTTTAAAGAATCTCTTTAGAGACATATGCCACTTGTCTCAGTCTAGATGAACGGTATCACATGCTGACACGTGAGTTTAGGGCGGTTTAAACAAGGAACCCccattttttcttctcatttggtCAAATCTAAACCCTCAGAGGAGGTCACAAGCTCAAATAGCCTTCTGAAGAAAATTGTAGAATATATATCCCACTGTACTTGCCTATAATATGTTTAACTAGCTGCTGGGTGGCAGCCATTCGGGGTTTTGGTGCATCCAGTTTCTCACACTCATGGTCTGACTGATGCCGGTGCCTGTAAACAACAGTGTAAAAATTTCATTACCTTTCCCATACACTAATGAATGAGTCTTGGTGTTTAAACATTCTGTTTCACTCACCTtagacaaaaatgtttttcacagTAGGGACATAAAACTGGCAAAAGCTCCTTTCCATTGCAGTCCTTGTATGAGCATGGGTAAGATCTGTGCTGATCTGGTTTCACAGAATTGTTTCTTATATTCACCTAGGTATTAGTGCAAAATAGTTTGTGTAAATGAACAGATATTACAGATACAAGTCACCACCCCAGCTTTCCAAAAGAACTGTGCTAGCTCTCCATTCTACAGGCAACATTAGTTCAGCAATTCTCTCCTACTTTTGTCCTGGTTAAGTTTTGCTCAGTGTTACAAAAAGAACCATCATCCTACTCAAACTCAGTTTATTTCGGAGAGCCAGAAGAAGAGCAGATTCATTTTTATTAAGCTTGTCACATTCTCAGTTAAATAATTCATACTTATATACTATGTGCATATATCTGATGTGAAAATAAACATGTCAGTTGCACGCAATTTTAATTTTAAGGTAGTCCTATTATCAGATTACCTCAGAACACCCATGAGCATCCCGGCTCCTGTGCTGAAGGCTTtgtgcaaaagaagaaaataccacaCTGTTACCAACATTCCAGGAAAAGAAAACGTCATGTGAAAACATTTAAGCGTTTAAAGAGTGATCTGACACGTTTTATCATGGGAACGCTTCAAGGACATAGTGAATCTTCTCCAAAATTTGCTCTAATCTATGCATTTTATGTCTTGAATGGATTGATCATATTCTTCCTGAGCATGTAAAACATTTAGCTTTTGGAACTCATGCCCCAAGATAACAAACCTTTCCAAGAGAATAAGAACATTGGCACGCTTAAGAATTCAGCTCAAAGCAACTGGAGTTTGTTCTAATGGATTTTAAATCACCTTCCACAACAGCAGAAAACCCTTAAAGGCTTCTAACGCGTTAGAGTGAAATCTGCTCTCAATTTATCTGAGCTTATCTCAGCTGCCCTCTGCTCATCTGAAGTGTAAATCAAAGTGCAGGCCCTGACTTGAACTGCGGAagaaacttcaattttttttcttacaagaaaaaataccatgccccaccccccccccactgccaaagaaaaaaaaatcagtacaaaaCAGGATCTAAACTAGATGCCTTCCAAAATAATCTACCTGTATTTTAGAGATATCCTCA comes from Numenius arquata chromosome 3, bNumArq3.hap1.1, whole genome shotgun sequence and encodes:
- the ZFAND1 gene encoding AN1-type zinc finger protein 1 isoform X2 codes for the protein MAELELGQHCGVADCRQLDFLPFVCDGCSGVFCLQHRSRDAHGCSEVNIRNNSVKPDQHRSYPCSYKDCNGKELLPVLCPYCEKHFCLRHRHQSDHECEKLDAPKPRMAATQQLVKHIIDSKKNEEAKSKKRKGAKNSETAAKVALMKLKMRACGDKSLPQTERIYFQVFLPKGNKEKSKPMFFCSKWSIGKVVDFAASLASLKNDNNKSTSQKLRLCHSASGEALPFEHTLESWLSDKDYPFHLQDGLTTF